In Actinomadura luteofluorescens, the sequence CCGCCTGCTCGCGGTACTCCCAGCAGATGTTCATGAACGCGAACGGCCCGGTCTCCACCCGGTGGGCGCGGACGGTGCGGGTCTCGGGGTCGGGGACGCGCCGCGACACCCACGACCAGACGTTGCCCTGCTCGTCCGGGTGGGTGGTGAGCCGGAACACCACCGAGGGGCCGTCCCTCTCGACGATCTCCACTGCGGCGTACTCGGTGAACAGGTCCGGCCACCCGGCCACGTCGTTGGTGTGCTCCCACACCAGCTCCATGGGCGCGTCCACCAGGATCTGGTTGTCGGTGCGCGCGGTCATCGCCGGGCCTCCCCGTCCCCGGCCGCGGCCTGGTTGAGGCAGCGCAGCATCTCGGCGGGGGTCGCGAGGTCGAACAGCCGGTCCTCGTCGAGTTCCAGGCCGAAGCGTTCGGCCATCCGCGCGGAGACCTCCATCATCGCGACGGAGTCGTAGCCGAGGTCGGTGAACGCGCGGTCGGCGATGTCGCCGCCGAGATCGACGCCGTCGTCCTCGCCTGCGCAGGCGCGCAGGACGGTCACCAGATCGGTCAGGGTTATCGGTCCGTCTTGGGCCATGTCAGCTCCAGGGGTCAGGTTCCGGGAAGGTCGCGGGAGGCTCGTTCATCGCGTGGTTCGGCCGCCGGTGGGGTTTCGCGCGGGCAGGCGGCCAGGACGAGAGCGCTGTTGAACCCGCCCTCGCCGCGCGCCAGGATCAGCGCGTGGTCGATGCGGGCGGGCCGGGGGCGCCCGGTGACCAGGTCGAGTCCGTAGGACGGATCGGGCCGGACGTCGGCGGTCGGCGGGATCATCCCGTCGCGCATGGCCAGCAGGCAGGTCGCGACGTCGACGGCGGCGCCGCCCGCCGACATGCGTCCGGTCATCGCCTTGGGCGCGGTCACCGGCACACCGCCGGCGCCGAACAGCCCGGTGAGCGCCTCGGCCTCGGCACGGTCGCGCATCGTGCCGCCCGCGGCGTCCGCGAACACCACGTCGATCCGCTCGGGGGCGAGCCCGGCGTCGGCGAGGGCGAGCGCGGCGGCGTTGCGCAGCGTCGCCGGGCGGCTCGACCCGGGCGGCGGGTCCATCGTCGCGGCGTATCCGGCGACCCGCCCGTACCGGTGGCGGGCGCCGCGGGCGCGGGCACGGCCCTCGCGTTCCAGGACGAGGATCGCGCCGCCCTCGGCGAGCACGTGCCCGGAGGCGCCGGCGGCGAAGGGGCGGTAGGCGGTCGCCGGGTCGTCGCCGGCGGACAGCTGCGGAGCGGTCGGCGCGTCGCGGCCGGCCGACATCGCGGTCACCCCCCACGAGCAGACCGGGGCCTCGAACCCCCCGGTCAGCACGCCGTCGGCGCCCTTGCGCAGTACACGGCACGCCTGCCCGATCGCGTCCAGCCCGCCGGCCTGACCGCTGACCAGGACGCCGCAGGGGCCGCGCAGCCCGTGCCGGATGGAGATCTGGCCGGTGTTGACCGCGTAGAACCAGGCGTACGACTGGTACGCGCTGACCTTCTTCGGCCCCATCGACCACAGCTTGCGCAGCTCGTTCTCGCCGAACTCGAACCCGCCGGCGGAGTTGGCCAGCACGACGCCGTACCGCAGCGACTCCTCGGGGGACGGCGACAGCCCGGCATCGGTGATCGCCCATTCGGCGGCGGTCAGCGCCAGCTGGGTGAGGCGGTCGGTCTGCGGCAGCAGCCGGCC encodes:
- a CDS encoding ketosynthase chain-length factor: MTGAAAAAEDDRAVITGIGVVSPSGLGAERHWEATLTGRIAIGPITRFDPSGYPARLAGEVPGFVPRDHLPGRLLPQTDRLTQLALTAAEWAITDAGLSPSPEESLRYGVVLANSAGGFEFGENELRKLWSMGPKKVSAYQSYAWFYAVNTGQISIRHGLRGPCGVLVSGQAGGLDAIGQACRVLRKGADGVLTGGFEAPVCSWGVTAMSAGRDAPTAPQLSAGDDPATAYRPFAAGASGHVLAEGGAILVLEREGRARARGARHRYGRVAGYAATMDPPPGSSRPATLRNAAALALADAGLAPERIDVVFADAAGGTMRDRAEAEALTGLFGAGGVPVTAPKAMTGRMSAGGAAVDVATCLLAMRDGMIPPTADVRPDPSYGLDLVTGRPRPARIDHALILARGEGGFNSALVLAACPRETPPAAEPRDERASRDLPGT
- a CDS encoding acyl carrier protein; translation: MAQDGPITLTDLVTVLRACAGEDDGVDLGGDIADRAFTDLGYDSVAMMEVSARMAERFGLELDEDRLFDLATPAEMLRCLNQAAAGDGEARR